A window of Pirellula sp. SH-Sr6A contains these coding sequences:
- a CDS encoding DnaA ATPase domain-containing protein, which translates to MNLAHDVTNGESTIPTRVIASLRQKLGAHRMDLWFGADAKWSVVGNNTVGVEVSSQFVADCVTRMFRNELVQAIEEVAGDGFGYRVFVGKIPASMSSLDTASRRSSHAPDSSPRLPSLRGDTPPLASEQNDPRDVPPVQPTLESIRKARDESRGLDRAATLRLHREAVKGDAGSPAIGATKPSLPSIQASHHDALSTVERLSELRRENERRWDDFIQGDHNRLAYTAATMVLEKPGQITPLFLHGPHGSGKSHLAIGLAHKLRTTYKMRRVLVLTGEQFTIEFTESARGGGFANFRRKYRDVDVLVIDDLQFCLGKSATLAELRNTIDMLLRERKQIILVADRSLNELSGLSADLHARLAGGMTCGIEPVDVGTRAKLLEQLCSKHGVELPIGTIHELAAQAAGDARVLQGVVHRLVAQQRMVGGTITHDQAIRCTLDLLRASQPVVRMSDIEKVVCDAFGLEEKALRGKTKCQQVSQPRMLAMFLARKYTRSALSEIGEYFGNRQHSTVISAQKKVESWLGEDELIQCGRGKLAVKEIVKNLESSLRVG; encoded by the coding sequence ATGAATTTGGCGCACGACGTGACAAATGGCGAAAGCACCATCCCCACGCGGGTAATTGCCTCTCTCAGGCAAAAGCTGGGGGCACATCGCATGGATCTTTGGTTCGGAGCCGATGCGAAATGGTCCGTTGTAGGTAATAATACGGTCGGAGTGGAGGTTTCCAGCCAGTTCGTCGCCGACTGCGTCACGCGCATGTTTCGCAACGAGCTCGTGCAGGCAATCGAAGAAGTTGCGGGGGATGGCTTTGGATATCGTGTCTTCGTTGGGAAGATCCCAGCATCGATGTCTTCGCTAGATACTGCGTCACGGCGATCCAGCCACGCTCCCGATAGCTCTCCGCGGCTTCCTTCGCTCCGGGGAGATACTCCCCCGTTAGCCTCCGAGCAGAACGATCCACGCGACGTGCCACCTGTACAGCCGACCTTAGAGAGCATCCGAAAAGCGAGAGACGAATCGCGAGGATTGGATCGCGCTGCGACGTTGCGTCTGCACCGAGAGGCGGTGAAGGGCGATGCGGGTTCTCCTGCCATCGGAGCCACCAAGCCGAGTCTTCCGTCTATTCAAGCGTCGCATCATGATGCGTTGTCGACCGTGGAGAGGCTCTCGGAGTTGCGTCGTGAGAACGAGCGACGCTGGGACGATTTCATTCAGGGAGATCACAACCGTCTGGCCTACACCGCCGCCACAATGGTCCTTGAGAAGCCCGGACAGATCACACCATTGTTCTTGCATGGTCCGCACGGATCGGGAAAGTCCCATCTGGCTATCGGCCTCGCCCACAAACTGCGAACGACTTACAAGATGCGTCGCGTTCTGGTGCTCACAGGTGAACAGTTCACCATCGAGTTCACCGAAAGCGCACGAGGAGGAGGTTTTGCGAACTTCCGACGCAAGTACCGGGATGTAGATGTCCTCGTGATCGATGATTTGCAGTTCTGCTTAGGCAAATCCGCCACGCTGGCTGAATTGCGTAACACGATCGACATGCTTCTGCGGGAACGAAAGCAGATCATTTTGGTTGCTGACCGCAGTCTGAATGAATTGAGCGGATTAAGTGCCGATCTCCATGCACGCCTCGCGGGCGGAATGACCTGTGGAATCGAACCGGTCGATGTCGGAACCCGCGCTAAGTTACTGGAACAACTGTGCTCCAAACACGGAGTGGAGCTCCCCATCGGAACGATCCACGAGTTGGCCGCCCAAGCCGCTGGGGACGCACGCGTCCTGCAAGGAGTCGTGCATCGCTTGGTGGCGCAGCAGCGAATGGTGGGGGGAACGATCACGCACGATCAAGCGATTCGGTGCACCCTCGACTTGCTCCGCGCTAGCCAACCCGTGGTACGCATGTCGGATATCGAAAAAGTGGTGTGCGATGCGTTCGGTCTAGAGGAGAAGGCACTGCGAGGAAAGACAAAGTGTCAACAAGTCAGCCAGCCTCGCATGCTCGCAATGTTCTTAGCACGAAAGTACACGCGAAGCGCCCTCTCGGAGATCGGCGAAT